The Saliniradius amylolyticus DNA segment GACACCGCCGTACGCTGTCAGCATATCCTGCATTTATTGTTAGGGTTTGCTGAGAAAAACCCCGGTATTGCGCGTTTAATTAATGGTGACGCCTTACTGGGTGAGCAGGATCGCTTACGTGGCCGTATTGCTCAGTTATTTGAACGCCTGGAGACTCAGCTTAAACAGGTATTAAGAGAAAGTAAGTTGCGTGATGGTAAGGCGCTGGTGGCCGATGAAGGCCATATCGCCAACTTATTGATCTGCTTTGCCGATGGCCGTATCAATCAGTTTATTCGCAGCGAATTTAAGCGGCGCCCAACAGAACACTTTGCCGAGCAGTGGCATCTGATTAAACAGCAGC contains these protein-coding regions:
- the slmA gene encoding nucleoid occlusion factor SlmA; the encoded protein is MATTKKPNRRAQILQCLAHMLETSPGQRITTAKLAAEVGVSEAALYRHFPSKARMFEGLIEFIEETLFSRINKILDDEKDTAVRCQHILHLLLGFAEKNPGIARLINGDALLGEQDRLRGRIAQLFERLETQLKQVLRESKLRDGKALVADEGHIANLLICFADGRINQFIRSEFKRRPTEHFAEQWHLIKQQLLA